A genomic window from Candidatus Binatia bacterium includes:
- a CDS encoding HAMP domain-containing sensor histidine kinase translates to MKPSAHPVTTLNKVEGVLLLRWVLIIATSYLVLFSHPVRPLGVDLFVAAYLASNIVLRALLPRMPSEYFFDVTVVLFDATMVSVGLAITGTASSQFFVIYFVVVFLSALTKHLELVVGAAVLVSATHLYSMAQFIGLGPLLSPGYALRIPFLFAVALFFGHLVGEARNREREAEDSHTRGLRMEFLSTFSHDLKNPLGVIQALARLLLEGDGGPLTERQRNLAQRLDATTQHVITLALNLIDAGRIDAGWLVLQRRATNLANVVEDVLLLARSASDTKGVALHCTVAPNLPFVYVDPVQVERVITNLVGNAIKFTPAEGTVSLSAGRAAADEIVLEVRDNGAGIPPSELPLVFEKYRCQAPSSPIEGSGLGLFIVEAIVKAHGGRIAISSTVGQGTAVTVHFPISPRNTEAANACPVAPIWASSHTELMSRS, encoded by the coding sequence ATGAAACCCTCCGCCCACCCGGTTACGACGTTGAACAAAGTCGAAGGCGTCCTGCTTCTCCGCTGGGTGTTGATCATCGCCACCTCATATCTGGTGCTTTTCAGCCACCCGGTGAGGCCTCTGGGGGTGGACCTCTTCGTTGCGGCGTACCTCGCATCCAACATCGTACTGCGCGCCCTGCTACCGCGCATGCCATCGGAATACTTCTTTGACGTGACCGTCGTGTTGTTTGATGCGACCATGGTGTCCGTCGGTCTGGCGATCACGGGTACGGCCTCGAGCCAGTTCTTCGTGATCTATTTCGTCGTCGTGTTTTTGAGCGCGCTGACCAAGCACCTCGAGCTGGTGGTGGGTGCAGCGGTGCTGGTCAGCGCTACGCATCTGTACAGCATGGCGCAGTTTATCGGCCTGGGGCCGTTACTCAGCCCAGGCTACGCCCTGCGCATCCCGTTTCTGTTTGCAGTGGCGCTCTTCTTCGGCCACCTGGTGGGAGAGGCACGCAACCGCGAGCGGGAGGCGGAAGACTCTCATACCCGCGGGCTGAGGATGGAGTTCCTGTCAACCTTCAGCCACGACCTCAAGAACCCTCTCGGGGTGATCCAGGCTTTAGCCAGGCTGCTGCTGGAGGGTGATGGTGGCCCGCTTACGGAGCGGCAGAGGAACCTTGCCCAGCGCCTCGACGCGACTACCCAACATGTCATCACGCTCGCCCTCAACCTTATCGATGCGGGCCGCATTGATGCCGGCTGGCTCGTCCTGCAACGGCGGGCGACGAACCTGGCAAACGTGGTAGAGGACGTTCTCCTGCTGGCGCGCAGCGCCAGTGATACCAAGGGCGTGGCGCTTCACTGCACGGTCGCACCCAACCTGCCGTTCGTGTATGTCGACCCGGTGCAGGTGGAGCGGGTCATCACCAACCTCGTCGGCAATGCCATCAAGTTCACGCCAGCGGAGGGGACGGTCTCCCTGTCCGCCGGGCGCGCGGCCGCTGACGAGATCGTCCTGGAGGTCCGTGACAACGGCGCGGGCATTCCACCGAGCGAGCTGCCGCTTGTGTTCGAGAAGTATCGCTGCCAAGCGCCCAGCAGCCCCATCGAGGGGTCGGGGCTTGGACTCTTTATCGTCGAAGCGATCGTGAAGGCGCACGGTGGGAGAATCGCGATCAGCAGCACGGTAGGACAGGGCACCGCGGTGACGGTGCATTTTCCCATCAGCCCCCGCAATACCGAGGCGGCCAATGCTTGTCCTGTCGCACCAATCTGGGCCAGTTCCCATACTGAACTGATGTCGAGGAGCTGA
- a CDS encoding ABC-F family ATP-binding cassette domain-containing protein: MLTISNLRKRYGSQTVLDGVNWFVPDGCRVGLVGANGSGKSTLLRLIAGQGEADDGVIAVPKDCTVGYLPQEVLGISGRTVLEQALSAFADVRALEAECRRVEHELAEIPADDPRHDALMERYTKLCGEWDTCGAYDMEAQAERVLAGLGFRSADLQRDCGEFSGGWQMRLALATLLLRRPHLLLLDEPTNHLDIEARTWLEEFLSDYPHTVVVVAHDRYFLDVVVQRISEVAHGSITDFQTNYSRYLIEREERIQRQAEAYRLQQEEIERLQGFISRFRYQASKAALVQSRIKQLDKIERLKPPEGYRSVHFRFPQPPRSGRIVLEMRGACKQYGDLVVYDQLDLSIERGRKVALVGPNGAGKSTLMKLLVGVEPLSGGERIVGHNVTLGYFAQDQTQELDPGLTVLEEISRTAPMELVPQVRHILGAFLFSGDAVDKRTGVLSGGERNRLALAKLLLHPANCLLLDEPTNHLDIHAKEVLLDALLAYRGTLVLVAHDRYILDRLPEEIIEVGAGTAVRYIGNYEEYLLKKATGGDHATRVVSASGARRAEDEEVAPERPDRASTRAAREAQRRQERAQARRVQEWEKTEAAIAAKETELSVLAEGINQPGFHQAHANPHAVFSEYARLQKEIDTLYAELEKLEGAVPAVAACE, encoded by the coding sequence GTGCTCACGATCAGCAATCTGCGCAAGCGATACGGTTCGCAGACCGTGCTCGACGGGGTCAACTGGTTTGTACCGGACGGCTGTCGGGTCGGCCTGGTTGGAGCCAACGGTTCGGGCAAGTCCACACTCCTGCGGCTGATTGCCGGCCAAGGCGAGGCCGACGACGGCGTCATTGCGGTGCCCAAGGACTGCACTGTCGGCTATCTGCCCCAGGAGGTCTTGGGCATCAGCGGACGGACCGTGCTCGAACAGGCCCTGAGTGCCTTTGCTGACGTGCGTGCCCTGGAGGCGGAATGCCGCCGCGTCGAGCACGAGCTGGCGGAAATACCGGCGGACGATCCGCGTCACGATGCACTGATGGAGCGCTACACCAAGCTCTGCGGCGAATGGGACACGTGCGGCGCCTACGACATGGAAGCGCAGGCGGAGCGAGTGCTGGCCGGCCTCGGGTTCCGCTCCGCTGATCTGCAGCGCGATTGCGGGGAATTCTCTGGCGGCTGGCAGATGCGCCTGGCGCTCGCCACGCTGCTCCTGCGCCGGCCACATCTCCTCCTGCTCGACGAGCCGACCAACCACCTCGACATCGAAGCCCGCACCTGGCTGGAAGAGTTCCTCTCCGACTACCCGCACACCGTCGTCGTGGTGGCGCACGATCGCTATTTCCTCGACGTGGTCGTGCAACGCATCAGCGAGGTCGCACACGGATCGATCACGGATTTCCAGACCAACTACAGTCGCTACCTCATCGAGCGCGAGGAGCGCATACAACGCCAGGCCGAGGCGTACCGGTTGCAGCAGGAAGAGATCGAGCGGCTGCAAGGCTTCATCAGCCGGTTTCGCTACCAGGCGTCCAAGGCCGCGCTGGTGCAAAGCCGCATCAAGCAGCTCGACAAGATCGAGCGTCTGAAGCCGCCCGAGGGATATCGCAGCGTACATTTTCGCTTCCCGCAGCCGCCGCGTAGCGGGCGCATCGTGTTGGAGATGCGCGGGGCGTGCAAACAGTACGGCGATCTCGTCGTCTACGATCAGCTCGATCTCTCCATCGAGCGCGGCCGTAAGGTGGCGCTGGTGGGCCCCAACGGCGCCGGCAAATCGACGTTGATGAAGCTGCTCGTGGGCGTCGAGCCCCTGAGCGGCGGTGAGCGCATCGTTGGCCACAACGTCACGCTCGGGTACTTCGCGCAAGATCAGACTCAAGAGCTCGACCCGGGGCTTACCGTGCTGGAAGAGATCTCGCGGACGGCCCCAATGGAGCTGGTCCCCCAAGTGCGTCACATCCTCGGCGCCTTCTTGTTTTCGGGCGATGCGGTGGACAAGCGTACCGGCGTCCTGAGCGGCGGTGAGCGTAATCGGTTGGCCCTGGCCAAGCTCCTGCTCCATCCCGCCAACTGTCTGCTGCTGGATGAGCCGACGAACCATCTCGACATTCACGCCAAAGAGGTCCTGCTCGACGCGCTGCTCGCCTATCGTGGCACGCTCGTTCTGGTGGCCCACGACCGATACATCCTCGATCGCTTGCCGGAAGAGATCATCGAGGTCGGTGCCGGCACCGCCGTGCGCTATATCGGCAACTACGAAGAGTATCTCCTCAAGAAGGCCACGGGTGGGGACCATGCAACGAGGGTCGTCTCCGCCAGCGGCGCGCGCCGCGCCGAAGACGAGGAGGTCGCTCCAGAGCGCCCTGACCGTGCCAGTACGCGCGCCGCGCGTGAGGCGCAACGGCGGCAGGAACGCGCCCAGGCGCGTCGAGTGCAGGAGTGGGAGAAGACCGAGGCCGCCATTGCCGCCAAGGAAACCGAACTGAGCGTGTTGGCCGAGGGCATCAACCAACCTGGCTTCCACCAGGCGCACGCCAATCCGCACGCCGTCTTCAGTGAGTACGCGCGCCTGCAGAAGGAAATCGATACGTTGTACGCGGAGTTGGAGAAGCTCGAGGGCGCCGTGCCGGCGGTTGCGGCGTGTGAGTAG
- a CDS encoding acyl-CoA synthetase — protein sequence MSELGFWTLAQKDPAHLALVEPDGKQLTAGELLAASNQLVHALRGLGLKQGDCLATVLPNGAPMIELYLAAAQAGWYLTPINHHLTASEIAYIVQDSDSKVLVGAERFASACAGVAEELKLPKQALLAVGRIPGFSSYADLKAGQPTTLPPDRCAGQVMNYTSGTTGRPKGVRRRLQPYDPDIVFSMMGMFLGMFGIQPGDNGVHLTGSPLYHTAVLMFATSSLHIGHTLVLMDKWTPESCLEAIQKHRVTTSHMVPTQFHRLLALPEDVKARYDMSSLRHMIHAAAPCPVDVKRRMLQWWGPVIYEYYAASEGGGTLVSPEEWLKYPGTVGRAWPSSAIRVLDDAGNDCPPGQHGIVYMSLAAAEFEYHKDKQKTDANRRDGFFTVGDVGYLNEEGYLFLCDRKIDMIISGGANIYPAEVESVLLTHPKVADAAVFGIPDEDWGEQVKAVIELAPGVHAGPALAQEILTFCLQHAAKYKCPKSIDFIEVMPRDPNGKLYKRKLRDPYWQGRERVI from the coding sequence ATGTCAGAATTAGGCTTCTGGACGTTAGCGCAGAAGGATCCGGCGCACCTGGCCCTGGTTGAGCCGGACGGGAAACAATTGACTGCCGGCGAACTCCTGGCAGCATCGAACCAACTGGTGCACGCCCTGCGGGGTCTCGGCCTGAAGCAAGGCGACTGCCTGGCGACGGTGCTGCCCAACGGCGCACCAATGATCGAGCTGTATCTCGCGGCCGCACAAGCCGGGTGGTACCTGACGCCAATCAACCATCATCTCACGGCGTCGGAAATCGCCTACATCGTGCAGGACTCCGATTCCAAAGTTCTGGTGGGCGCCGAGCGTTTTGCCAGCGCCTGCGCCGGCGTCGCGGAAGAGCTGAAACTCCCGAAGCAGGCCTTGCTCGCCGTCGGCCGGATCCCCGGCTTTTCTTCCTACGCGGACCTGAAGGCGGGCCAGCCGACCACGCTGCCCCCGGACCGCTGCGCCGGGCAAGTGATGAACTACACGTCGGGGACCACGGGTCGTCCCAAAGGTGTACGCCGGCGCCTGCAACCATACGATCCCGACATCGTGTTCTCGATGATGGGCATGTTCTTGGGGATGTTCGGCATTCAGCCTGGGGACAACGGGGTGCATTTGACCGGCTCGCCGCTGTATCACACCGCGGTGCTCATGTTCGCCACCAGCTCTCTGCACATCGGGCACACCCTGGTGCTGATGGACAAGTGGACCCCGGAGAGCTGCCTCGAGGCCATTCAGAAGCATCGCGTCACCACGAGTCACATGGTGCCCACCCAGTTTCACCGGCTGCTGGCGCTCCCCGAAGACGTCAAGGCCCGCTACGACATGTCATCCTTGCGGCACATGATCCATGCTGCCGCGCCATGTCCCGTCGACGTGAAGCGGCGCATGCTGCAATGGTGGGGACCGGTCATTTACGAGTACTACGCCGCCAGCGAGGGAGGTGGAACGCTGGTGTCCCCCGAGGAATGGCTGAAATACCCTGGCACAGTGGGGCGCGCTTGGCCGAGCTCGGCGATCCGTGTTCTGGATGATGCCGGCAACGACTGCCCGCCGGGACAGCATGGAATCGTGTACATGTCACTTGCCGCTGCGGAGTTCGAGTACCACAAAGACAAGCAGAAGACCGATGCCAACCGGCGTGACGGGTTCTTCACCGTTGGCGACGTCGGCTATCTGAACGAGGAGGGTTATCTGTTCCTCTGCGACCGCAAGATCGACATGATCATTTCGGGTGGGGCGAACATCTACCCGGCTGAAGTCGAGTCTGTCCTGCTCACCCATCCCAAGGTGGCCGATGCCGCCGTCTTTGGCATCCCCGACGAGGATTGGGGCGAGCAGGTGAAGGCAGTGATCGAGCTGGCCCCCGGCGTGCACGCGGGTCCGGCACTGGCGCAGGAGATCCTGACCTTTTGTCTCCAACACGCGGCGAAGTACAAATGTCCCAAGTCGATTGATTTCATCGAAGTCATGCCGCGCGATCCGAACGGGAAACTGTACAAGCGCAAGCTCCGCGATCCGTACTGGCAAGGCCGCGAGCGGGTGATCTGA
- a CDS encoding acyl--CoA ligase, protein MQYDELYRSFHWHVPEHFNFAVDVIDALAQDRSRVALYWEDEAGREARYTFWDISTQSSRFANALRGLGVGKGDPVMVMLPRVPEWFVAFVGALKAGALVIPCTASLRAKDIRYRAQHSGARAIVTAPENVAEVEAIRRECEELRALIVVGGAINGWRAWNDTLAAAAPHWHAEATRSDEPAICFYTSGTTKDPKAVLHTHAYTYAQRYTGRYWLDLRPEDLHWTTSDTGWAKAAYGVLFGPWSNGVPIFMYHGRFEPEKELRLLEKYEINVFCAPPTEYRLLVKEDLAQFRFPKLRHCTGAGEPLNPEVIHAWKAATGRWIHDGYGQTETIVLVANLPGMEIRPGSMGKAFPGHDVRVIDAHGGEPPAGAVGDVALRGRVPGLFREYWKNPQETAACWRGQWYLTGDRAYRDDDGYFWFVGRADDVIISAGYRIGPFEVESALLEHPAVVESAVVASPHAERGAIVKAFVKLRQGVRPSAALVRELQEHVKRTTAPYKYPREIEFIDELPKTVSGKIRRIELRQREEARKRAK, encoded by the coding sequence ATGCAGTACGACGAACTGTACCGCAGCTTTCACTGGCACGTGCCGGAGCATTTCAACTTCGCCGTCGACGTCATCGACGCCTTGGCGCAGGACCGCAGCCGCGTCGCACTGTATTGGGAGGACGAGGCTGGGCGTGAAGCCCGCTACACGTTCTGGGACATCAGCACTCAGAGCAGCCGCTTCGCCAATGCCCTACGCGGGCTCGGTGTGGGCAAGGGCGACCCGGTCATGGTCATGCTGCCGCGCGTGCCGGAGTGGTTTGTGGCGTTCGTGGGAGCATTGAAGGCCGGAGCCCTCGTCATCCCATGCACCGCAAGCCTGCGCGCCAAGGACATCCGCTACCGGGCGCAGCACAGTGGCGCCCGCGCCATCGTCACGGCACCGGAGAATGTCGCCGAGGTCGAGGCGATTCGTCGGGAATGCGAGGAGCTGCGCGCCTTGATCGTAGTGGGCGGGGCGATCAATGGCTGGCGCGCGTGGAATGACACCCTGGCCGCGGCCGCACCGCACTGGCACGCCGAGGCAACGCGCAGCGATGAGCCGGCGATTTGCTTCTACACCTCCGGCACCACCAAGGATCCGAAGGCCGTCTTGCACACGCACGCCTACACGTACGCACAGCGTTATACCGGCCGTTACTGGCTCGACCTGCGGCCGGAAGACCTGCACTGGACCACGTCGGACACCGGCTGGGCGAAGGCCGCGTACGGCGTGCTCTTCGGCCCGTGGAGCAACGGCGTCCCCATTTTCATGTACCACGGCCGTTTCGAACCCGAGAAAGAGCTTCGCCTGCTGGAGAAGTACGAGATCAACGTCTTCTGCGCCCCGCCGACCGAGTACCGTCTGCTGGTCAAGGAGGACTTGGCGCAGTTTCGTTTTCCCAAGTTGCGCCACTGCACGGGAGCGGGCGAGCCGCTGAACCCGGAAGTCATTCACGCGTGGAAAGCAGCCACCGGGAGGTGGATCCACGACGGCTACGGACAAACCGAGACGATCGTCCTGGTGGCCAATTTGCCCGGCATGGAGATCCGTCCAGGTTCCATGGGAAAGGCGTTTCCCGGCCACGACGTCCGGGTGATCGATGCGCACGGCGGCGAGCCGCCGGCCGGCGCAGTCGGCGACGTGGCTTTGCGTGGCCGCGTGCCGGGCCTCTTCCGCGAATACTGGAAGAATCCGCAGGAGACGGCGGCCTGTTGGCGCGGGCAGTGGTACCTCACCGGCGATCGCGCCTATCGCGACGATGACGGCTACTTTTGGTTTGTCGGCCGTGCCGATGACGTGATCATCAGCGCCGGGTACCGCATCGGCCCCTTCGAGGTGGAGAGTGCCCTGCTGGAGCATCCCGCCGTGGTCGAGTCGGCCGTAGTCGCAAGCCCTCACGCCGAGCGCGGCGCAATCGTCAAGGCGTTCGTGAAACTGCGGCAAGGTGTGCGACCGTCGGCGGCGCTGGTTCGGGAACTACAGGAGCACGTGAAGCGGACCACCGCGCCCTATAAGTATCCGCGCGAGATCGAGTTCATCGACGAATTACCGAAAACCGTGAGCGGAAAAATTCGCCGGATCGAGCTGCGCCAGCGGGAAGAAGCCCGCAAGCGCGCGAAGTGA
- a CDS encoding CYTH domain-containing protein, with amino-acid sequence MARSRPAPLEVEAKLLVAREGDLRAIARLESIGPYRLLPHGAARLHSVYIDTPDLTLARRRIAVRLRRHLGRWELTAKWAGRVAGLVHERPERTVALCTAPRFPFHLDGQLHGDLEAIVAGCALSPILITDIHRRRFDVSLLAAPATAPPLAELALDRVRLRAPDDRQAVATYCEIEIERLHGTRRHVTRLARLLQQRFDLAPSAESKFSRGLGLLYGAGFHAECGAQ; translated from the coding sequence GTGGCGAGGTCCCGGCCGGCACCGCTCGAGGTCGAAGCCAAGTTGCTGGTGGCGCGGGAGGGCGATCTGCGCGCCATCGCTCGCCTCGAATCCATCGGACCGTACCGGCTGCTCCCGCATGGCGCCGCACGCCTCCACTCCGTATACATCGATACGCCGGATCTGACTCTGGCGCGCCGGCGCATCGCCGTGCGCTTGCGCCGGCACCTGGGGCGGTGGGAGCTCACGGCGAAATGGGCCGGCCGCGTCGCCGGGTTGGTACATGAACGTCCCGAGCGGACGGTGGCGCTGTGCACAGCACCGCGATTCCCCTTTCACCTGGACGGCCAGCTGCACGGAGACCTCGAGGCGATCGTCGCCGGGTGTGCCCTCAGTCCCATTCTGATCACGGACATTCATCGCCGGCGATTCGACGTGTCACTGCTCGCGGCGCCGGCGACGGCGCCGCCCCTGGCGGAGCTGGCGTTGGATCGCGTCCGTCTGCGCGCGCCGGATGACCGCCAGGCGGTCGCCACCTACTGCGAAATCGAGATCGAGCGCCTGCATGGAACACGGCGCCACGTCACCCGCTTGGCTCGACTCCTGCAGCAACGCTTCGATCTGGCGCCGTCAGCCGAGTCGAAGTTCTCGCGCGGGCTCGGCTTGCTATACGGCGCCGGCTTCCACGCTGAATGCGGAGCGCAGTGA
- a CDS encoding M23 family metallopeptidase — protein MRAALVVLGAAFLLSVGTLWWLRFEHHAPVVSLPAPVEVLGRKTPIDFDVRSDAPGLRSVTVRLQAGGSSYELLSDTYPTASWRGSGVSEKRVHVEADLLPLKVPEGPATLEVYVETYAWHVLPILRTPQLSLPVTVDLTPPKIELLTTQHNIRLGGMELAVFRQSPDTVRSGIQVDKYFFPAQTGYFVDTAVALAFFAVPQDLTTDVRPRLIASDAAGNQREVYLPCSIKPHRFAERTLAVDDDFLSRKVPEIAHESGLTITADLVKSYLLINRDLRGRNEARIREVTAHSAPEPLWDGAFQRQPNAAPLSSFADRRTYTYHGDVIDHQTHLGYDLASLKLSAVEAAQTGVVVYADNLGIYGNAVILDHGLGLFTLYGHLSSIAVQHGERVKAGQTVGQSGETGLAGGDHLHFSVMLWGVHVDPVEWWDPHWLHDHVTPKLTMFPRATTAPGAAHDHD, from the coding sequence ATGCGCGCTGCGCTCGTGGTCTTGGGCGCAGCGTTCCTGCTGAGTGTCGGAACCCTCTGGTGGTTGAGGTTCGAGCATCATGCCCCTGTGGTCTCGTTACCCGCCCCCGTCGAGGTCCTCGGAAGAAAGACGCCAATTGATTTCGACGTTCGCAGCGATGCTCCCGGTCTGCGTTCAGTGACGGTGCGCCTGCAAGCGGGCGGGTCGAGCTATGAGTTGCTGAGCGACACCTACCCCACCGCGAGTTGGCGCGGCAGCGGAGTGTCGGAGAAGCGGGTGCATGTCGAAGCGGATCTTCTGCCGTTGAAAGTGCCGGAGGGGCCGGCCACGCTGGAAGTGTACGTGGAAACGTACGCCTGGCACGTGTTGCCCATCTTGCGCACGCCGCAGCTCTCGCTGCCGGTTACAGTCGACCTCACCCCGCCAAAGATCGAGTTGCTGACGACGCAACACAACATCCGACTCGGCGGCATGGAGTTGGCCGTCTTCCGTCAGTCCCCCGACACGGTGCGCAGCGGCATTCAGGTGGACAAGTATTTCTTTCCGGCGCAAACGGGGTACTTTGTTGATACCGCCGTGGCGCTGGCGTTCTTCGCCGTCCCGCAGGATTTGACGACGGACGTGCGTCCCCGTTTGATCGCCAGCGACGCGGCCGGCAATCAGCGCGAGGTCTATCTGCCTTGCAGCATCAAACCCCACCGGTTTGCCGAGCGGACGTTGGCAGTCGATGATGATTTTCTCAGCCGCAAGGTGCCGGAGATCGCGCACGAAAGCGGCCTGACGATCACCGCGGACCTGGTGAAAAGCTACTTACTGATCAACCGAGATCTGCGAGGCCGGAATGAAGCGCGCATCCGCGAGGTGACGGCGCATTCCGCGCCGGAGCCCCTGTGGGACGGCGCCTTTCAGCGGCAGCCCAACGCGGCGCCGCTCAGCTCCTTCGCCGATCGGCGCACCTACACCTACCATGGCGACGTCATCGATCATCAGACGCACCTGGGGTACGATCTGGCCTCGCTGAAACTCAGCGCCGTCGAAGCGGCGCAGACGGGCGTGGTGGTCTACGCCGACAATCTGGGCATTTACGGCAATGCCGTGATTCTGGATCATGGCCTCGGACTCTTCACGCTCTATGGACATCTCAGCTCGATCGCCGTGCAACACGGAGAGCGCGTGAAGGCCGGCCAGACAGTCGGCCAGAGCGGCGAAACCGGTCTGGCCGGTGGCGATCATCTCCACTTCTCGGTAATGTTATGGGGCGTGCACGTGGACCCGGTAGAGTGGTGGGACCCCCACTGGCTCCACGATCACGTGACACCCAAATTGACGATGTTCCCACGCGCAACCACCGCACCCGGAGCCGCACACGACCATGACTAA
- a CDS encoding right-handed parallel beta-helix repeat-containing protein: MSGLHIHNNHTGIWIAGASNVVVHDCIIDHNFRTGIRICAGAHRIRVADTRSEANDDGLGCDDSESDGFNTDASTSDIVFERVSAVGNSQDGFDFKSPNVTLLQAISRDNGCSGVKVQAGGYLENVLVEYNTVGINAAAPAGGTTVLQNCTLSQNDLGVRALGTGNTLMMRNCIVTGPGKALSYNSPVQLIEHHNILYRPLSTDRLIVHEDPNGETLYSGDGVNSGQWQRESGQGQETLPLPRSSIPSVANRW, translated from the coding sequence TTGTCGGGACTCCATATCCACAACAACCACACCGGCATCTGGATTGCCGGCGCTTCGAACGTGGTCGTCCACGACTGCATCATCGACCATAACTTCCGCACGGGCATCCGCATCTGTGCCGGCGCGCATCGCATCCGTGTGGCCGACACCCGCTCCGAGGCGAACGATGACGGCCTCGGGTGCGACGACAGCGAGTCGGACGGCTTCAATACCGACGCATCGACATCGGATATCGTGTTCGAGCGCGTCAGCGCCGTTGGGAACTCGCAAGATGGTTTCGACTTCAAGAGTCCCAACGTCACGCTGCTGCAGGCCATCTCGCGCGACAACGGCTGTTCGGGAGTAAAGGTCCAGGCCGGCGGCTATCTGGAAAACGTGCTGGTGGAATACAACACAGTCGGAATTAACGCGGCTGCGCCAGCCGGTGGGACCACGGTCTTGCAGAACTGCACGCTGTCGCAGAACGATCTGGGTGTACGTGCGCTCGGCACCGGCAACACGTTGATGATGAGAAATTGCATCGTGACCGGGCCGGGCAAGGCGCTGAGCTACAACAGTCCGGTGCAATTGATCGAGCATCACAACATCCTCTACCGGCCGCTATCGACAGATCGGCTGATCGTCCACGAGGATCCGAACGGAGAGACGCTCTACTCGGGCGACGGCGTGAACAGCGGTCAGTGGCAACGTGAAAGCGGGCAGGGACAGGAGACGTTGCCGTTACCCCGCAGCTCGATCCCCTCAGTAGCCAACCGCTGGTGA
- a CDS encoding DUF1565 domain-containing protein, protein MKPVILLIISCLASVLTLSPGTGAAGAVYYVASDGSDHDPGSVRQPFRTIAYAVTRARAGDLVMVNPGQYKESVAIIRAGTQGAPIVLRGLPGAVLTSPDPTKSLSAFDIGGHAAFVTVQNFELAGGFAETVFVRP, encoded by the coding sequence ATGAAACCTGTAATTCTCTTGATCATCAGCTGTCTGGCGAGTGTGCTCACGCTTTCGCCCGGAACCGGCGCCGCAGGTGCGGTCTACTACGTGGCCTCAGACGGCTCAGACCATGACCCGGGCAGTGTACGGCAGCCGTTCCGCACTATCGCCTACGCGGTCACACGCGCCCGCGCCGGTGATCTCGTAATGGTGAACCCGGGGCAGTACAAGGAATCCGTTGCCATTATACGCGCTGGGACCCAGGGTGCGCCGATCGTCCTGCGCGGGTTGCCGGGCGCAGTGTTGACCAGTCCGGATCCCACCAAGAGCCTTTCGGCCTTCGACATCGGCGGGCACGCGGCGTTCGTGACGGTCCAGAACTTTGAGCTGGCCGGCGGTTTTGCCGAGACCGTGTTCGTCCGACCTTGA
- a CDS encoding lysylphosphatidylglycerol synthase transmembrane domain-containing protein, translating into MTRSLLTKAALSTVVGAVFLYLAFRNVPLTDLGTALGRFDPRWLIPAFAISFTLQVFRAWRWQLELQPLQRIGLGRLWVVTSVAYMAINLLPVRLGEFVRPWLLSRRSRVTFSNVVGNLVVEKTMDSVVIVFYILVGLLTTANLPSWVRRGAAFPAVGAAVIVTFVVLLWWKGEPFVDRWIVRVLPQRLAAGFKRVTRALLDGMRILPDGRLLAAVFLVSLALWFLPILSSYVIIRAFGFAVPFSAALIVFIFIGFGTALPNAPGMIGTFQWACVLALDLFGVGKADALAYGLVLNAIQLLSLVAQGVVALPLAGVGLADMRRARTELVAQA; encoded by the coding sequence ATGACCCGTTCACTTCTGACGAAGGCGGCTCTGAGCACCGTTGTCGGTGCGGTTTTTCTGTATCTGGCCTTCCGCAATGTTCCGTTGACGGATCTAGGAACCGCCCTCGGGCGTTTCGATCCCCGCTGGTTGATTCCCGCGTTCGCGATCAGCTTCACTCTCCAGGTCTTCCGTGCCTGGCGCTGGCAACTCGAGCTGCAGCCGCTGCAACGGATAGGGCTCGGACGGCTATGGGTGGTCACCAGCGTGGCCTATATGGCCATCAATCTGCTGCCCGTGCGGCTGGGAGAGTTTGTCCGGCCGTGGCTGCTGTCGCGGCGGTCGCGCGTAACCTTTTCCAACGTCGTCGGCAACCTGGTGGTGGAAAAGACGATGGACTCGGTGGTGATTGTCTTCTACATCCTGGTTGGGCTGCTCACCACCGCCAACCTGCCTTCCTGGGTCCGCCGCGGCGCCGCCTTCCCAGCCGTTGGCGCGGCGGTGATCGTCACCTTCGTCGTGCTGCTGTGGTGGAAAGGTGAGCCGTTCGTCGACCGCTGGATCGTCCGCGTGCTTCCGCAACGCCTGGCGGCGGGCTTCAAGCGGGTGACGCGGGCGTTGCTCGACGGCATGCGCATCCTCCCGGACGGACGCTTGCTGGCCGCCGTGTTCCTCGTGTCGCTGGCGCTCTGGTTCCTGCCGATCCTCTCGAGCTACGTGATCATCCGCGCCTTCGGCTTTGCGGTCCCGTTCAGCGCCGCGCTGATCGTCTTCATCTTCATCGGTTTCGGGACGGCACTCCCCAACGCGCCCGGCATGATCGGCACGTTCCAGTGGGCCTGCGTACTGGCGCTGGATCTCTTCGGCGTAGGCAAAGCGGACGCGCTGGCGTACGGTCTGGTACTCAACGCGATTCAGCTCTTGTCCCTGGTGGCGCAGGGAGTCGTTGCCCTGCCATTGGCCGGCGTCGGGCTCGCAGACATGCGTCGGGCGCGAACCGAACTCGTGGCGCAAGCGTAA